A DNA window from Drosophila sechellia strain sech25 chromosome X, ASM438219v1, whole genome shotgun sequence contains the following coding sequences:
- the LOC6615227 gene encoding protein penguin, which produces MVSLEPKGPANVANTASPLKANKSPGKPANGQKFKPGGAGGAKKFDKFGGGAGKKFVKPGAGGAKKFDKSGPSGFKKFDKSGATGDKRLGGNKFAEGNKFRGKPQTQPQAPAEGEKQDWNKFKKEKKDLKLKRKSAKDTYEISKEANQIHEKLRCRRTENKDKLVEQIYKVLNVGDTISKVVKAHDTARVIQSMLKYASPALRAEISEKLLPFTVDMCQSKYAQFCVQRMLKYGAPATKAKLVDSLYGHIVRLAGHSIGSGLLDTMYQSATPNQRIFMRQEFYGDLYRKAKDSNVKTLSDTYKEATNMKASILGSVKANLDHVANKQLVDSALVHAVMLEYLRACDEDEEKLEETVTAFAALVPHMLSTKEGSEAGVICFYKSTPKNRRAIIKNIKEHLLKIAIHEHGHVFLISLLNALDDTKATKKAIYDHLHGDLKALMSSPYGRRVIQWLVAPGDTTCFHPEFIRTVEEGLAFGKKEKELRRKEILEQIEAPIALSIAEDAAFWLSNSHIGLVTGDILNHIQGESYEKAASALAQVVAQPEWRISAGAAGPQPQDKKKPHNDVETIIAQATKQRRKLVNFDSSSGEEDEDEDEEGDDEEDEEQKEAAEDGAEPKVKKAKKEPKKPTAKEEEPSAPLVSGIEEAGMHIVLKKILKNDGKREGNPFSQQLLQNLSSGVLKAWLGVNRACFVLLKLVEECPALLEDCKKAVAAERSLSQILADRKTPGAKLLAAKLDIGK; this is translated from the exons ATGGTTAGCTTGGAGCCGAAAGGACCTGCTAACGTGGCCAACACGGCCTCGCCCCTCAAGGCCAATAAATCGCCGGGCAAGCCCGCCAATGGACAGAAGTTCAAGCCCGGTGGAGCAGGAGGCGCCAAGAAGTTCGACAAATTCGGCGGTGGAGCAGGCAAGAAGTTCGTAAAGCCAGGCGCTGGTGGTGCCAAGAAGTTCGACAAGTCTGGGCCCAGTGGCTTCAAGAAGTTTGACAAATCCGGAGCAACCGGCGACAAGAGGCTTGGTGGCAACAAGTTCGCCGAGGGCAACAAGTTCCGTGGAAAACCACAAACACAGCCACAGGCGCCGGCAGAGGGCGAGAAACAGGACTGGAACAAGTTCAAGAAGGAGAAGAAGGACCTCAAGCTGAAGCGCAAGAGTGCCAAGGACACCTACGAGATCAGCAAGGAGGCCAACCAAATCCACGAAAAGCTGCGATG CCGCCGAACGGAGAACAAGGACAAGCTGGTGGAGCAGATATACAAGGTGCTCAACGTGGGCGACACCATTTCGAAGGTGGTGAAGGCCCACGACACCGCCCGCGTGATCCAGAGCATGCTAAAGTACGCATCGCCAGCTCTGCGGGCCGAGATCTCCGAGAAGCTGCTCCCCTTCACCGTGGACATGTGCCAGTCGAAGTACGCCCAGTTCTGCGTGCAACGGATGCTCAAGTACGGTGCGCCGGCCACCAAAGCCAAGCTGGTGGACAGCCTGTACGGACATATAGTGCGTTTGGCCGGACACAGCATCGGCAGTGGGCTGCTGGACACGATGTATCAGAGCGCCACACCTAATCAACGCATCTTTATGCGCCAGGAGTTCTACGGCGACCTGTACCGGAAGGCCAAGGATTCGAATGTGAAGACTCTGAGCGACACCTATAAGGAGGCCACGAACATGAAGGCCTCCATTTTGGGGTCGGTTAAAGCAAACCTGGATCATGTGGCCAACAAGCAGCTGGTGGACAGTGCGCTGGTGCACGCCGTGATGCTGGAGTACCTGCGTGCCTGCGACGAAGATGAGGAGAAGCTGGAGGAGACGGTCACTGCGTTTGCGGCTCTAGTGCCTCACATGCTGTCCACCAAGGAGGGCAGCGAGGCGGGTGTTATATGCTTCTACAAGTCGACGCCCAAGAACCGCAGA GCCATCATTAAGAACATCAAGGAGCATCTGCTCAAGATCGCCATCCACGAGCACGGTCACGTGTTCCTCATCTCGCTGCTAAACGCACTGGACGACACTAAGGCGACCAAGAAGGCGATTTACGATCATCTACACGGAGATCTAAAGGCACTAATGAGCAGTCCGTACGGCCGACGAGTGATTCAATGGCTGGTGGCTCCGGGCGATACGACATGCTTCCATCCAGAGTTCATTCGCACGGTGGAGGAGGGTCTAGCCTTTGGAAAAAAGGAGAAGGAGCTGCGTCGCAAGGAGATCCTTGAGCAAATAGAGGCGCCGATCGCACTGTCCATTGCCGAGGATGCCGCCTTTTGGCTGTCCAACAGCCACATCGGCCTGGTCACCGGCGACATTCTTAATCACA TTCAAGGCGAGTCCTATGAGAAGGCTGCTTCGGCCCTTGCCCAAGTCGTCGCCCAACCGGAGTGGCGCATTTCAGCAGGCGCCGCCGGTCCGCAGCCGCAGGATAAGAAGAAGCCACACAATGACGTGGAGACCATTATAGCCCAGGCTACCAAACAGCGCAGAAAACTGGTTAATTtcgacagcagcagcggcgaggaagatgaagatgaagatgaGGAAGGCGACGATGAAGAAGACGAGGAGCAGAAGGAGGCGGCTGAAGATGGTGCCGAACCCAAGGTGAAGAAAGCTAAAAAGGAGCCTAAAAAGCCAACGGCAAAGGAGGAGGAGCCGTCGGCTCCGTTGGTCTCCGGAATCGAGGAGGCCGGCATGCACATTGTATTGAAGAAGATACTCAAGAACGATGGCAAGCGAGAGGGCAACCCGTTCAGCCAGCAGCTACTCCAAAACTTGTCCTCCGGTGTG CTGAAAGCCTGGCTGGGCGTCAACCGGGCCTGTTTTGTCCTGCTCAAGCTGGTGGAGGAGTGTCCCGCACTGCTGGAGGACTGCAAGAAAGCCGTCGCGGCGGAGAGGAGCCTTAGCCAGATACTCGCGGACCGCAAGACGCCCGGAGCCAAGCTACTGGCCGCCAAACTGGACAT